One stretch of Diorhabda carinulata isolate Delta chromosome 5, icDioCari1.1, whole genome shotgun sequence DNA includes these proteins:
- the LOC130893975 gene encoding uncharacterized protein LOC130893975: protein MCFVPSCLNSSESTPHKLFIFVPRNPVVRKTLFDAVGRTLVKTTSYCCEDHFNLKEDSINFSFYMRTGKSPRIKTGITPHLFLQDSCKDFSFSQLQQKQEISSEGEENSEPEHPCISTTSKNTRDEMYLETLPSTSSTSSWLQTTSSEEQFNSDLSEHEEQNVDFKNLSKKREILAIEMQPRFYLGLTSEVYYLVKIIYIHKHISERDILVVLKKVRLNDTFFRLGLDY, encoded by the exons ATGTGTTTTGTACCTTCATGTTTAAATTCATCGGAAAGTACACcccataaattatttatatttgttccgAGAAACCCAGTAGTGAGAAAAACTTTGTTTGATGCTGTTGGGCGTACATTAGTAAAAACAACATCATATtgttgtgaagatcattttaat TTAAAAGAAGATTCtataaacttttctttttaCATGAGAACTGGGAAAAGTCCACGTATTAAAACTGGCATCACACCTCATTTATTTCTACAAGATAGTTGcaaagatttcagtttttcacaacttcaacaaaaacaagaaatatcatCTGAGGGTGAGGAAAATAGTGAACCTGAACATCCATGCATCTCAACTACATCTAAAAATACTAGAGATGAAATGTACTTGGAGACATTGCCATCTACTTCTAGTACTTCTTCATGGTTACAAACTACATCTAGTGAAGAACAATTTAACAGTGATCTAAGTGAACACGAGGAACAAAAtgtagactttaaaaatttgagtaaaaaaaGAGAAATCCTTGCGATTGAAATGCAGCCTCGATTTTATTTAGGTTTAACTAGTGAAGTTTACTATTtagtgaaaattatatatattcataagcATATATCAGAAAGAGACATACTAGTAGTTTTGAAAAAGGTTAGATTAAACGATACATTTTTTCGATTAGGTTTGGATTATTGA